GCCCACCGTGACACCGGGTAGCAGGAAAGCGCCCCCGCCTATCCGCGCCCCGCGCCGGATCACTGGCGCCTCCCGCACGAACTCGACCCCTGGTCGGCGATAGCTCATGCGCCGGTCATTCATTGTCGTGACCCGCGGACCGCAGAAGACCTCATCTTCGATTACAGTGCCGCGCGTTATGTAGCAGCCGCTCTGCAGGGATACGTTGTCCCCGATCCTCACGTCGCCTTCGATGTCCACGTAGGAGCCAATGGTGCAGTTGGCGCCAATGACCGTCTCGCTCCGGATCAGTACGAAGTTGCCGATCCGCGTGCCCTCCCCTATCCGGACATTCGGGAAGATTACGGAGTTCTGCCCCCAGAGGTCCTGTTCCCCCGAACGGACGATGTGACCCGTGTCCGCCAAAATGCACCCCTGCTCGCCACCGGACCTGGCAGCTCAACGGCTCAGCCGCCTTCGGCCACGAAACATCTTACTTTGCCAGGAGCCTCACGAAGCAGGGCAAAGATCCCCAACTGCTCTCGCAGGCGACACCACTGGCGTTTGTTCTCGCCCTACTCCCCCC
This DNA window, taken from Dehalococcoidia bacterium, encodes the following:
- a CDS encoding acyltransferase; this translates as MADTGHIVRSGEQDLWGQNSVIFPNVRIGEGTRIGNFVLIRSETVIGANCTIGSYVDIEGDVRIGDNVSLQSGCYITRGTVIEDEVFCGPRVTTMNDRRMSYRRPGVEFVREAPVIRRGARIGGGAFLLPGVTVGANAFVCAGSVVSKDVPERAVVAGNPARVIGHVPESEVV